In the Malus domestica chromosome 16, GDT2T_hap1 genome, one interval contains:
- the LOC139193039 gene encoding uncharacterized protein codes for MERHLFNKIMIAVCNHDSYFVQKNNAFGVIGLLHAQKIIAALRMLAYGASAEQVDEIVRMGKSTILESLMRFCRVIESIYTAEYLRRPTKMDLQRLLKKGEMRGAQNDLNVLTQSPVFNDILQGKAPKVTYWVNIHKYDGPYYLANSIYPRWSVARMFDLELLRSIMMTCIILHNMIVEEEYDYNAIDEYEADTMNNSRTQIYCAHDATEEPVQHKPLERDGCYNEGLIQRYTALQRPYMHNARQINLIEYQWELKQAQDT; via the exons ATGGAaagacatttgttcaacaaaatcatgattgctgtttgcaaccatgattcttactttgtgcaaaagaataaTGCTTTTGGTGTTATAGGTCTCCTTCATGCGCAAAAAATTATTGCTGCCTTacggatgcttgcatatggagcatctgcagaacaagtggatgagatagtgaggatggggaaatcaaccattcttgagtccctaATGAGGTTTTGCAGAGtaatcgaatctatctacaccgcagagtacctcAGGAGACCTACTAagatggacttgcaaaggcttctgaagaaaggcgagatgcgag gagctcaaaatgacctcaatgtccttacccaatccccagtgttcaatgATATCCtacaaggaaaggcaccaaaagtcacgtactgGGTCAACATACATAAGtacgacgggccatactacctagcaaACAGCATTTACCCAAGATG GAGTGTTGCCAGAATGTTTGATTTAGAGTTGCTaagatccatcatgatgacatgcatcattcttcacaacatgattgtggaagaggAGTACGATTATAATGCCATTGATGAATATGAGGCAGACACAATGAACAATTCCAGAACacaaatatattgtgctcatgacgccactgaagaacccgtgcaacacaagccattagaaagggatggatgTTACAATGAAGGGCttattcaacgatatactgcacttcaaaggccatatatgcacaatgcccGACAAATTAACTTGATAGAGTACCAGTGGGAATTGAAACAAGCTCAAGatacttaa
- the LOC103453294 gene encoding uncharacterized protein → MESSAIVVVADGMKATVTVNDNKPAVVATGGGACGVGEAIGTCGVGEAIATCEGGDVATAETQKTKKLKNKNRIHISHTKRPFFFYCNLAKRYIKQYNAVELSALGMAIPTLITIAESLKSNGVAVEKSISTSTVVSKLDGEDGRIVFKAQVRYFLLILLIKVVLLFTAGFCKYSVFRILNLSLFPSHSWRFSTLLPNACCLTCPLINK, encoded by the exons ATGGAGTCGAGTGCGATTGTTGTTGTTGCGGATGGGATGAAGGCTACGGTGACGGTGAACGACAACAAGCCTGCTGTCGTTGCTACTGGCGGTGGTGCCTGCGGTGTTGGGGAGGCCATTGGTACATGCGGTGTTGGCGAGGCCATTGCTACATGCGAAGGTGGGGATGTTGCTACCGCTGAGACTCAGAAGACGAAGAAGCTGAAGAACAAGAATCGGATTCACATTTCGCACACCAAGCGTCCATTCTTCTTCTACTGCAATCTTGCCAag AGGTACATCAAGCAGTACAATGCAGTTGAGCTCTCTGCATTGGGAATGG CTATTCCTACTCTGATCACAATTGCTGAGAGTCTCAAGAGCAATGGAGTTGCTGTCGAGAAGA GCATAAGCACCTCTACTGTTGTCTCGAAGCTGGATGGCGAAGATGGACGGATTGTGTTTAAGGCTCAGGTTCgttattttcttttgattttactGATCAAAGTTGTTTTGTTATTCACTGCTGGATTTTGTAAATACTCTGTGTTCCGAATCCTAAACTTGTCCCTCTTTCCGTCTCATAGTTGGCGATTTAGCACTTTGCTTCCTAATGCATGTTGTCTAACATGCCctttgataaataaataa